A part of Miscanthus floridulus cultivar M001 chromosome 6, ASM1932011v1, whole genome shotgun sequence genomic DNA contains:
- the LOC136458721 gene encoding cytochrome b561 and DOMON domain-containing protein At3g61750-like produces MVMGRASAGSLLLALAVLAPAVTAQTCDDELPAQLAGNFSGLACAPVWNNFVLRFAQGRDNVLRVVLSTMYSTGWVGMGFSKNGLMVGSSAMVGWMGKTGLPHIKPFSLGGKTPSQVVADQGFLVSSDHHKPTVLVQQAKIYLAFQLSFTEPLKRQIVLLAFGSAIPVNDRLSEHQDKTSIVFDFTTGSSSSSSSFSEGLKRIHGALNLFAWGVLLPIGAIVARYCRRWDPLWFYLHAGIQFVGFILGLAGIVAGVSLYNKIQADVPAHRGLGIFVLVLGILQILAIFLRPNKDSKYRKFWNWYHHWVGRLALFFAAINIVLGIKVGGAGNSWKIGYGFNLAVLLITIITLEVLLWTRWKNNSGSTGAY; encoded by the exons ATGGTAATGGGGCGCGCGTCCGCCGGCTCGCTGCTCCTCGCGCTCGCCGTCCTGGCTCCGGCGGTGACGGCGCAGACCTGCGACGACGAGCTGCCGGCTCAGCTTGCCGGCAACTTCTCGGGGCTCGCCTGCGCCCCCGTCTGGAACAACTTCGTGCTCCGG TTCGCGCAGGGCAGGGACAACGTGCTGCGGGTGGTGCTGTCGACCATGTACAGCACGGGGTGGGTGGGGATGGGGTTCTCCAAGAACGGCCTCATGGTGGGCTCGAGCGCCATGGTGGGGTGGATGGGCAAGACGGGGCTCCCGCACATCAAGCCCTTCTCGCTGGGGGGCAAGACCCCCTCCCAGGTGGTCGCGGACCAGGGCTTCCTCGTCTCCAGCGACCACCACAAGCCCACCGTGCTCGTGCAGCAGGCCAAGATCTACCTCGCCTTCCAGCTCAGCTTCACTGAGCCGCTTAAGCGCCAGATTGTGCTCCTCGCCTTCGGCTCCGCCATCCCCGTCAACGACCGCCTCTCCGAGCACCAGGACAAGACCTCCATCGTATTCGATTTCACCACAG GCAGCTCTTCAAGCTCGTCATCCTTCTCGGAAGGTCTGAAAAGGATCCATGGGGCGCTCAACTTGTTCGCGTGGGGTGTGCTCCTGCCAATTGGCGCCATTGTTGCAAGGTACTGCAGGAGATGGGACCCTCTGTGGTTCTACCTCCATGCCGGTATCCAGTTTGTCGGATTCATCCTGGGTCTGGCCGGCATTGTGGCTGGAGTTTCATTGTACAACAAGATCCAAGCTGACGTCCCGGCGCATAGGGGCCTCGGCATATTTGTGCTTGTGCTAGGCATTTTGCAG ATTCTGGCAATTTTCCTGAGGCCCAATAAGGACTCCAAGTACCGCAAGTTCTGGAACTGGTACCACCACTGGGTCGGCAGGCTCGCCCTCTTCTTTGCAGCCATCAACATTGTCCTCGGGATCAAGGTCGGCGGTGCAGGAAACTCGTGGAAGATCGGCTACGGTTTCAACCTGGCCGTCCTTCTGATCACCATCATCACCCTGGAAGTCCTGCTCTGGACAAGGTGGAAAAATAACAGCGGCTCCACGGGGGCATATTAG